A window from Triticum aestivum cultivar Chinese Spring chromosome 6D, IWGSC CS RefSeq v2.1, whole genome shotgun sequence encodes these proteins:
- the LOC123143239 gene encoding glutamate receptor 3.1, with product MEIVFLMLLVLSLLLFPNGICKSLATGPPVVNIGSILQFDSTTGGVAAVAIHTALEDINSDPTVLNGTTLKVQMKDTNCFDGFLGMVQALQFMETDVIALIGPQCSTISHMISYVANELQVPLMSFASDATLSSIQFPFFVRTGPSDLYQMAAVAEVVDYNHWKIVTAIYIDNVYGRNGIAALDDALTLKRCKISYKVGFPSNAKRSDLINLLVSVSYMEPRVIVLHTGAEPGLKLFSVANQLNMMGNGYVWIATDWLSAYLDANSSVPAETISGLQGVLTLRPHIPNSKMKSNLVSKWGTQSKKYNYSDLRVNTYGFYVYDSVWAVARALDAFFDDGGRISFSNDLHDGIGGTLHLEAMSIFDMGSKLLEKIRKVNFSGISGQVQFDAVGNLIHPAYDIINVIGNGMRTIGFWSNYSGLLSTVSPEALYSKPPNISLADQHLYDVIWPGETAQRPRGWVFPSNAKQLKIGVPNRFSFKEIVTVDNATGSMKGYCIDVFTQALALLPYPVSYKFVPFGNGTENPNYDKLVQMIESNEFDAAIGDIAITMRRTVTFDFTQPFIETGLVILAPVKEHITSSWAFLQPFSLEMWCVTGLFFLIVGVVIWVLEHRINDDFRGSVCQQIITIFSFSFSTLFFAHRENTMSALGRGVLIIWLFVVLIIVSSYTASLTSILTVQQLDTSIKGIDDLKNSNDPIGFQVGSFAQDYMVKELNISRSRLRALGSPQEYAEALKIGPKEGGVMAIVDERPYVELFLSTYCKIAVAGTDFTSRGWGFAFPRDSPLQVDLSTAILSLSENGELQRIHSKWLNTGECTTDNSEFVDSNQLRLESFLGLFLICGVACVLALLLYFGIMLCKYLRHEPRKSLRRFISFVHGKEPPKNMERRSMSLPGSSTPTTPMGSFSSLDMERPARPVRNGSVIDMES from the exons ATGGAGATAGTTTTTCTCATGTTGTTGGTTCTTTCTCTGCTCCTTTTCCCTAATGGCATCTGCAAGAGTTTAGCCACAGGGCCTCCTGTTGTGAATATTGGGTCTATTCTTCAATTTGACTCCACCACCGGAGGTGTTGCGGCAGTTGCCATCCATACAGCCTTGGAAGATATCAACTCCGATCCAACAGTTCTAAATGGAACTACACTAAAGGTTCAAATGAAGGATACAAATTGCTTTGATGGTTTCCTTGGCATGGTTCAAG CTTTGCAGTTCATGGAGACTGATGTTATTGCACTCATTGGCCCTCAGTGCTCTACTATTTCTCATATGATTTCATATGTAGCAAATGAGCTTCAAGTCCCTTTAATGTCCTTTGCTTCTGATGCAACTCTTTCATCGATACAGTTCCCGTTCTTTGTCAGGACGGGTCCCAGTGATCTCTATCAAATGGCGGCTGTGGCAGAAGTTGTTGACTACAACCACTGGAAGATAGTGACTGCCATATACATTGATAATGTTTATGGTAGAAATGGCATTGCTgctttggatgatgcactcacttTAAAGCGCTGCAAAATATCCTACAAGGTTGGGTTTCCTTCCAACGCTAAAAGGAGTGACCTCATAAATTTGTTGGTTAGTGTCAGTTATATGGAGCCTCGTGTTATTGTTCTCCATACTGGAGCTGAACCTGGACTCAAGCTTTTCTCTGTGGCAAACCAACTGAACATGATGGGCAACGGCTATGTGTGGATTGCAACTGACTGGCTGTCTGCATATCTTGATGCTAATTCATCAGTTCCTGCTGAGACTATATCTGGCCTGCAAGGTGTTCTTACTTTACGGCCACATATTcccaactcaaagatgaagagtAATTTGGTCTCCAAATGGGGCACGCAAAGTAAAAAGTACAACTACAGTGATCTTCGTGTAAATACGTATGGTTTTTATGTTTATGATAGTGTCTGGGCAGTAGCTCGGGCTCTGGATGCCTTCTTTGATGATGGTGGTAGGATTTCCTTTTCAAATGACTTGCATGATGGAATTGGAGGAACTCTTCACCTTGAAGCAATGAGCATTTTTGACATGGGAAGCAAATTACTGGAGAAGATTAGAAAGGTAAACTTCAGTGGGATATCTGGGCAAGTGCAATTCGATGCTGTAGGCAACCTCATTCACCCTGCGTATGACATCATAAATGTCATCGGAAATGGCATGCGGACCATTGGTTTTTGGTCAAACTATTCTGGCTTGTTGTCGACTGTCTCTCCAGAGGCTCTATATTCAAAGCCTCCTAATATTTCTCTCGCCGATCAGCATCTCTATGATGTTATTTGGCCTGGGGAAACTGCACAGAGGCCTCGAGGATGGGTCTTTCCTTCTAATGCCAAGCAGTTGAAAATTGGTGTTCCCAACAGATTTAGCTTCAAAGAGATCGTCACGGTAGACAATGCTACTGGGTCAATGAAGGGTTATTGCATCGATGTCTTTACTCAGGCATTGGCTTTGCTTCCTTATCCTGTTAGTTACAAGTTTGTACCTTTTGGGAATGGTACTGAAAATCCTAATTATGACAAACTCGTACAGATGATTGAATCAAAT GAGTTTGATGCAGCTATAGGGGATATTGCAATTACAATGAGGCGGACAGTAACTTTTGATTTCACCCAGCCATTCATTGAAACAGGCTTGGTTATCTTGGCTCCGGTTAAAGAGCATATAACATCGTCCTGGGCATTCTTGCAGCCATTTAGTTTGGAGATGTGGTGTGTTACAGGGCTGTTCTTTCTTATTGTGGGTGTGGTTATTTGGGTTCTTGAACATCGGATCAATGACGATTTCCGTGGTTCAGTATGTCAACAAATAATAACTATTTTCTC GTTCAgcttttcaactttgttcttcgcACACA GAGAAAATACTATGAGTGCCTTAGGGCGTGGTGTCCTGATCATATGGCTGTTTGTTGTTTTGATAATTGTATCCAGCTATACCGCGAGTCTTACTTCCATCCTGACCGTGCAACAACTTGATACTTCTATAAAAGGAATTGATGACCTGAAAAATAGCAATGATCCTATTGGTTTCCAAGTTGGTTCTTTTGCACAAGACTATATGGTCAAGGAGCTCAACATCTCACGGTCAAGGCTAAGAGCTCTTGGTTCACCACAAGAATACGCGGAAGCCCTCAAGATAGGCCCTAAGGAAGGAGGTGTTATGGCCATTGTTGACGAGCGCCCCTATGTTGAACTGTTTTTGTCAACCTACTGCAAGATTGCGGTAGCTGGCACAGATTTCACCAGCAGAGGATGGGGCTTT GCATTTCCAAGGGACTCCCCTTTGCAAGTAGACCTCTCCACCGCAATCCTGTCTCTGTCAGAGAATGGGGAGCTGCAGCGGATCCATTCCAAATGGCTCAATACAGGGGAGTGCACAACTGACAACAGCGAGTTTGTCGACTCGAACCAGCTCCGCCTTGAGAGCTTCCTTGGTCTGTTCCTAATCTGTGGTGTGGCATGTGTTCTCGCGCTGCTACTCTACTTTGGTATCATGCTATGCAAATACCTGAGGCATGAACCGCGGAAGAGCCTCAGAAGATTCATCTCGTTCGTCCATGGGAAGGAGCCGCCGAAGAACATGGAGAGGCGATCCATGAGCCTGCCTGGAAGCTCGACGCCAACAACGCCGATGGGCAGCTTTAGTTCCCTTGACATGGAAAGGCCGGCCAGGCCAGTCAGAAACGGCAGCGTTATTGATATGGAAAGCTAG